A window of the Serratia sarumanii genome harbors these coding sequences:
- the mog gene encoding molybdopterin adenylyltransferase — translation MDILRIGLVSVSDRASGGVYQDKGIPALEEWLSGALATPFKLETRLIPDEQTQIEQTLCELVDEMGCHLVLTTGGTGPARRDVTPDATLAIADRVMPGFGEQMRQISLHYVPTAILSRQVGAIRKQALIINLPGQPKSIKETLEGVKDEQGNAVVHGIFASVPYCIQLLDGPYVETHAAVVAAFRPKSARREINL, via the coding sequence ATGGATATTTTACGTATTGGTTTGGTTTCCGTTTCCGACCGCGCTTCCGGCGGCGTTTATCAGGATAAAGGCATTCCGGCGCTGGAGGAATGGCTGAGCGGCGCGCTGGCGACGCCGTTCAAGCTGGAAACCCGGCTGATCCCCGATGAGCAGACGCAAATTGAACAGACGCTGTGCGAGCTGGTGGACGAAATGGGTTGCCATCTGGTGCTGACCACCGGCGGCACCGGGCCGGCGCGCCGCGACGTCACCCCCGACGCCACGCTGGCGATCGCCGATCGCGTGATGCCTGGCTTCGGCGAGCAAATGCGTCAGATCAGCCTACACTATGTGCCAACGGCAATTCTTTCTCGCCAGGTGGGGGCGATCCGCAAGCAGGCGCTGATCATCAACCTGCCCGGCCAGCCGAAGTCGATCAAGGAAACGCTGGAAGGGGTAAAAGATGAGCAGGGCAATGCGGTGGTGCACGGCATCTTCGCCAGCGTGCCTTATTGCATTCAACTGCTCGACGGGCCTTACGTCGAAACGCACGCCGCGGTGGTAGCAGCATTTCGGCCAAAGAGCGCGCGTCGCGAGATAAACCTCTAA
- a CDS encoding MFS transporter, which translates to MPHDNNRRLNRQDYKTLTLAALGGALEFYDFIIFVFFAAVVGDLFFPADMPEWLRLVQTFGIFAAGYLARPLGGIVMAHFGDLVGRKKMFTLSILLMALPTLAMGLLPTYASIGIAAPLLLLLMRVLQGAAIGGEVPGAWVFVAEHVPRRRIGFACGTLTAGLTVGILLGSVVATVINTTLSPQSIAGGGWRIPFLLGGMFGLVAMYLRRWLQETPIFIEMQARKALAEELPLKSVVLNHKREVAVSMLLTWLLSAGIVVVILMTPTYLQKQFGIAPALTLQANSIATIMLIAGCIVAGLSADRFGASKTLVVGSVLLAGCSWLFYQTVGVRPEMLFACYALVGFSVGVVGAVPYVMVRAFPAEVRFTGISFSYNVSYAIFGGLTPIFVTLIMKLTPLAPAYYVLALSLIGLLLGVYLHRDLNSEAGERRADSYS; encoded by the coding sequence ATGCCTCACGACAATAATCGCCGGCTGAACCGGCAAGACTACAAAACGCTGACGTTGGCCGCGTTGGGCGGCGCGCTGGAGTTTTACGACTTCATCATCTTCGTGTTCTTCGCCGCCGTGGTCGGCGATCTGTTCTTCCCGGCGGACATGCCGGAATGGCTGCGGCTGGTGCAAACCTTCGGCATCTTCGCCGCCGGCTATCTGGCCCGTCCGCTGGGCGGTATCGTGATGGCGCACTTTGGCGATCTGGTCGGCCGCAAAAAGATGTTTACCCTGAGCATTCTGCTGATGGCGTTGCCGACGCTGGCGATGGGCCTGCTGCCGACCTACGCCAGCATCGGCATCGCTGCGCCGCTGCTGCTGTTGTTGATGCGCGTGCTGCAGGGGGCGGCGATCGGCGGTGAGGTGCCGGGCGCCTGGGTCTTCGTCGCCGAACACGTGCCGCGCCGGCGCATCGGCTTCGCCTGCGGCACGCTGACCGCTGGGCTGACGGTGGGCATCCTGCTGGGCTCGGTGGTGGCGACGGTGATCAACACCACGCTCAGCCCGCAGAGCATTGCCGGCGGCGGCTGGCGCATTCCTTTCCTGTTGGGCGGTATGTTCGGCCTGGTGGCGATGTACCTGCGCCGCTGGCTGCAGGAAACGCCGATCTTCATCGAGATGCAGGCGCGTAAAGCGCTGGCCGAAGAGCTGCCGCTGAAGTCGGTGGTGCTCAACCACAAACGGGAGGTGGCGGTATCGATGCTGCTGACCTGGCTGCTCTCCGCCGGCATCGTGGTGGTGATCCTGATGACCCCGACCTATCTGCAAAAGCAGTTCGGCATCGCGCCGGCCTTGACGCTGCAGGCCAACAGCATCGCCACCATCATGCTGATCGCCGGCTGCATCGTCGCCGGTTTGTCGGCCGATCGCTTCGGCGCCAGCAAAACGCTGGTGGTCGGCAGCGTGCTGCTGGCCGGCTGCAGTTGGCTGTTCTATCAAACGGTGGGCGTGCGCCCGGAAATGCTGTTCGCCTGCTATGCCCTGGTGGGGTTCAGCGTAGGCGTGGTGGGGGCCGTGCCGTACGTGATGGTGCGGGCTTTCCCGGCGGAAGTGCGGTTTACCGGTATCTCGTTCTCATATAACGTCTCGTACGCTATTTTTGGCGGTCTAACCCCTATTTTTGTGACGCTGATCATGAAATTAACCCCGTTAGCACCCGCTTACTACGTGTTGGCGCTGTCGCTCATCGGGCTGCTGCTCGGCGTCTACCTGCATCGCGACCTGAACAGCGAAGCCGGGGAGCGGCGAGCCGATTCCTACAGCTAA